One window of Posidoniimonas polymericola genomic DNA carries:
- a CDS encoding LacI family DNA-binding transcriptional regulator: MAKSKLTHVTELLERRIANGDYSRGGLPAERDLADECGVSRVTLRKALGELERRGLVDRPPNCRPRLKRVAQERPSVEIAFLTPSLAPDSFSPDLQQWLSVSEHVARTHKARVRVQNYLHWDDPIITESLREYDGVFLVTSSEPIPEWTSNLFANADGLVSLSEDLTDLGVPSVVLFPPRETFVLLDHLAELGHSRIDCLNVQGHNAITEKRIDAWREWLSERGLPDGVLHDQPCSAEENIFHWAMSAADAWLASNRGRATAVYCVTLPAALGVVRGARARGIEIGTDLSVCTIDNEGLGRYLSPSITSFERPNAAEFISNCLDWIEKGGAKSQWKHPLLYEPTNLPLLEGESSGPPVARAKGRQASR, from the coding sequence ATGGCGAAGTCAAAACTTACTCACGTAACCGAGCTGCTAGAGCGACGCATCGCGAACGGAGACTATTCCCGAGGGGGCCTGCCGGCCGAGCGCGACCTAGCCGATGAATGCGGCGTGAGCCGCGTCACGCTGCGTAAGGCGCTCGGAGAACTCGAGAGGCGGGGGCTGGTCGATCGGCCTCCCAACTGCCGCCCGCGGTTGAAGCGCGTCGCCCAGGAGCGCCCCTCCGTCGAGATCGCGTTCTTGACGCCATCGCTAGCGCCCGATTCGTTCTCACCCGACCTTCAGCAGTGGCTTTCGGTATCGGAGCACGTGGCTCGAACGCACAAGGCTCGAGTGCGAGTGCAAAACTACCTCCACTGGGATGATCCCATCATTACCGAGTCGCTTCGGGAGTACGACGGGGTCTTCCTGGTCACGAGCTCGGAGCCGATTCCCGAATGGACCTCGAACCTCTTCGCCAACGCCGATGGACTGGTGTCGCTGTCAGAGGATCTGACCGACCTGGGCGTGCCTTCGGTCGTGCTGTTCCCGCCCCGCGAGACGTTTGTTCTCCTGGACCACCTGGCCGAGTTGGGGCACAGCCGCATCGACTGCTTGAATGTCCAGGGCCACAACGCGATTACCGAGAAGCGGATTGACGCCTGGCGCGAGTGGCTCAGCGAACGTGGACTGCCCGACGGAGTACTCCACGATCAGCCTTGCTCAGCAGAAGAGAACATTTTCCACTGGGCGATGTCGGCGGCTGATGCTTGGCTCGCGTCGAACCGTGGCCGGGCGACGGCCGTCTACTGCGTTACGCTGCCGGCGGCTCTCGGCGTGGTGCGTGGAGCCAGGGCGCGCGGCATCGAAATCGGAACCGACCTGTCCGTGTGCACCATCGACAACGAGGGACTCGGCAGGTACCTGAGTCCCTCGATCACCTCGTTTGAACGCCCCAACGCCGCCGAGTTCATCAGCAACTGCCTCGACTGGATCGAAAAGGGGGGCGCGAAGAGTCAGTGGAAGCACCCGTTGCTCTACGAGCCAACCAACCTGCCGCTGCTCGAGGGAGAATCGTCCGGCCCTCCTGTCGCCAGAGCTAAAGGCCGCCAGGCGTCTCGGTA
- a CDS encoding DUF1559 family PulG-like putative transporter codes for MIAIIGVLVALLLPAVQAARESARRAQCINQMKQFGLAILSYETSNRAFPPGSVTYGLWGFRNPDQHPFDCPRSESSKHDCSGENWAIESLPYLEQQALYDLYDHDEHNLEEGDPDGDGQINQKVRDAPLGIMLCPTDTFANEWGGAIAAGSYKAVAGVITQQGGWINWTSPYDGSGNPMPDKMKEVWSRRGLFHNTGAPGLAPSEMRHVTDGTSKTFMVGEFHATGANPPRPAYWALSQRWYARGEAFADPLLRTTDLDSCLEKLATVPKWACSRAFGSTHAGSGGNWLRIDGSVAYVTTDLNGEIYEAFATIAGEDGLQ; via the coding sequence GTGATAGCCATAATCGGGGTGCTGGTGGCGTTGCTGCTCCCCGCGGTCCAGGCCGCGCGGGAATCGGCGCGACGCGCCCAGTGCATCAATCAAATGAAGCAGTTCGGGCTGGCGATCCTTAGCTACGAGACCTCCAACCGTGCATTCCCCCCCGGTTCGGTGACCTACGGGCTGTGGGGATTCCGCAATCCGGACCAGCATCCGTTCGACTGCCCTCGTTCCGAGTCCTCCAAGCACGATTGCAGCGGCGAGAACTGGGCGATTGAGTCGCTGCCCTACCTCGAGCAGCAAGCCCTCTACGACTTGTACGACCACGACGAGCACAACCTGGAGGAAGGCGACCCGGACGGAGACGGGCAGATCAACCAAAAGGTCCGCGACGCCCCGTTGGGCATCATGCTGTGTCCCACCGACACGTTCGCGAACGAATGGGGCGGCGCCATCGCCGCTGGTTCCTACAAGGCGGTCGCCGGCGTTATTACTCAGCAGGGAGGCTGGATCAACTGGACAAGCCCGTACGACGGTTCTGGCAACCCGATGCCCGACAAAATGAAAGAGGTTTGGAGCAGACGTGGGCTGTTCCACAACACCGGGGCGCCGGGCCTCGCCCCGTCGGAGATGCGGCACGTAACTGACGGAACGAGCAAGACCTTCATGGTGGGCGAGTTTCATGCTACCGGCGCCAACCCGCCGAGGCCTGCTTACTGGGCGCTGTCACAGCGATGGTACGCACGCGGTGAGGCCTTTGCCGACCCCCTTCTGAGGACGACGGACCTCGACAGCTGCCTCGAGAAGCTTGCTACCGTTCCGAAGTGGGCTTGCAGCCGGGCGTTTGGATCGACCCATGCCGGGAGCGGGGGCAATTGGCTGCGCATTGATGGCTCGGTCGCGTACGTCACGACGGATCTCAACGGAGAAATCTACGAAGCATTCGCAACCATTGCCGGCGAGGACGGGCTTCAATGA
- a CDS encoding sulfatase-like hydrolase/transferase, with amino-acid sequence MAALASGIAATAGQQPRQTHPNVVIILVDDMGYGDPGCFNPESRISTPNIDGLAVAGMKFLDAHAPGPLCHLSRYGLLTGRYPFRTDVTRWPTEPVIEDGQETLATLAKRAGYHTAIVGKWHLGFKERGYDQPLHGGPVDHGFETFFGMRASTDIPPYFYIRGDRAVEVPTDSVEDEFSPDWSPIQGRRRLGGKIAPGMQLDQTLPRFTDEAIAVIREHGKSGRQGPLLLYLAYPAPHTPWLPSAEHRGQSDAGLYGDFAEMVDSEIGRVTSELKDSGIWDDTLIVFASDNGPCWSEKDVQRFGHDSAGGLRGMKGDAWEAGHRMPFIVSWPRVVEPGSSTEQTVCFTDLLATFASIVGEKLDDQIAVDSYNLLPVLLGFHPDERPIRPPVVTQAGSAPEMFAIRGGKWKLITGLGSGGFSKPKRIAQDSDGPSGQLYDLDADLREERNLYAERPGVVERAVEALNLTRAQPTPRTSLIPGAVDASGLDRKVMCGYQAWFNTPDDGSALGWKHWARRAGDRFGPGNATVDLWPDVSELDADERFATGFTLADGTPAEVYSSVHPKTVLRHFGWMQEHGIDGVFLQRFANGLNEGPVLENKNSALRSVRGAALATGRVYAVMYDLSGLRAGETQRVYRDWERLSEEERLTSDSQYLSHNGKPLVAVWGIGFHDGGKPRDYSLEECRTLVSRLKQSGCAVMLGVPTGWRTLSRDSVKDAALHEIILMADVVSPWTPGRYRDRNGVREHARNWWQPDVEWCEKHEVDYLPVVFPGFSWHNLTGAKLAEIPREGGRFLWSQFVAAKKAGASMAYVAMFDEVDEGTAIFKCTNNPPVGEGVDFLTYEGLPTDHYLWLTGEAGRMFRDEQPASARLPVRER; translated from the coding sequence TTGGCGGCGCTCGCTTCAGGGATCGCCGCAACCGCGGGCCAGCAGCCGCGGCAAACGCACCCAAACGTCGTCATCATCCTGGTCGACGACATGGGCTACGGCGACCCTGGCTGCTTTAATCCTGAGTCACGCATCTCTACCCCAAATATCGATGGGCTTGCCGTGGCGGGCATGAAATTCCTCGACGCTCACGCCCCGGGTCCGCTGTGTCACCTCTCTCGGTATGGGTTGCTAACGGGCCGCTACCCATTCCGCACCGACGTGACACGCTGGCCAACGGAGCCAGTGATCGAAGACGGACAAGAAACGCTCGCGACCCTCGCGAAACGTGCTGGGTATCACACCGCCATAGTCGGCAAATGGCACCTTGGGTTCAAGGAGCGGGGCTACGATCAGCCGCTCCACGGAGGTCCGGTAGACCACGGCTTTGAGACGTTCTTCGGCATGCGCGCGTCGACCGACATTCCCCCCTACTTCTACATCCGCGGCGACCGGGCGGTCGAAGTTCCGACCGACTCGGTCGAGGATGAGTTCTCCCCGGACTGGTCACCGATCCAAGGCCGTAGGCGACTTGGCGGAAAAATCGCGCCAGGCATGCAGCTAGACCAGACGCTCCCAAGATTCACCGACGAGGCCATTGCGGTCATTCGTGAACACGGCAAGAGCGGCAGGCAAGGGCCGCTGCTCCTCTACCTGGCGTACCCCGCGCCCCACACTCCGTGGCTCCCGTCGGCAGAGCATCGGGGGCAGAGCGACGCGGGCCTCTACGGCGATTTCGCCGAGATGGTCGATTCCGAAATCGGGCGCGTTACGTCTGAGTTGAAGGACTCAGGGATCTGGGACGACACCCTGATTGTATTCGCATCAGACAACGGCCCGTGCTGGTCCGAAAAGGATGTGCAGCGGTTTGGCCATGATTCGGCCGGCGGACTCCGGGGCATGAAGGGCGACGCCTGGGAGGCCGGCCACCGGATGCCGTTCATCGTGTCATGGCCGCGAGTCGTCGAGCCCGGCTCCTCGACAGAGCAGACCGTCTGCTTCACGGACCTGCTGGCGACGTTCGCGAGCATCGTCGGAGAAAAACTCGACGACCAAATCGCTGTGGACAGCTACAACCTCTTGCCGGTGCTCCTGGGGTTTCATCCAGACGAGCGGCCCATACGACCACCGGTGGTTACCCAAGCAGGGAGCGCTCCAGAGATGTTCGCGATCCGGGGCGGCAAGTGGAAGCTCATCACAGGCCTTGGGTCCGGAGGATTCTCGAAGCCGAAACGGATTGCCCAAGATAGCGATGGGCCATCCGGGCAGTTGTACGATCTCGATGCCGATCTGCGTGAAGAGCGAAACCTGTACGCGGAACGGCCCGGCGTCGTCGAGAGAGCGGTCGAGGCCCTCAACCTCACCAGGGCTCAGCCGACGCCGCGCACCTCGCTGATCCCTGGTGCGGTCGACGCCAGCGGACTCGATAGGAAGGTGATGTGCGGCTACCAGGCGTGGTTCAATACTCCCGACGATGGAAGCGCTCTTGGGTGGAAGCACTGGGCTCGTCGCGCAGGAGACCGGTTCGGGCCTGGCAATGCAACGGTCGATCTGTGGCCGGACGTGAGCGAACTAGACGCCGATGAGCGATTCGCGACCGGGTTCACGCTGGCCGACGGGACGCCGGCCGAAGTGTACAGCAGCGTCCATCCCAAGACGGTCCTCCGCCACTTCGGTTGGATGCAAGAGCATGGGATCGATGGCGTCTTCCTGCAACGATTCGCGAACGGCCTGAACGAAGGCCCCGTGCTTGAAAACAAGAACTCCGCACTGAGGAGCGTCCGCGGCGCGGCTCTCGCAACCGGCCGGGTCTACGCAGTCATGTACGACCTTTCGGGTTTGCGAGCCGGGGAGACCCAGCGCGTCTACCGGGACTGGGAGCGACTCTCGGAAGAAGAGCGGTTGACCTCCGATTCGCAGTACCTGTCTCACAACGGCAAGCCACTTGTAGCTGTGTGGGGCATTGGTTTCCACGACGGCGGCAAGCCACGAGACTATTCACTGGAAGAATGCCGGACGCTCGTCTCGCGTCTCAAGCAAAGCGGCTGCGCCGTCATGCTCGGTGTGCCGACAGGCTGGAGAACGTTGTCTCGCGACTCCGTCAAAGACGCCGCGCTGCACGAGATCATCCTGATGGCGGATGTCGTGAGTCCGTGGACCCCAGGCCGATACCGCGATCGCAACGGCGTGCGCGAGCACGCGAGGAATTGGTGGCAGCCGGATGTCGAGTGGTGCGAGAAGCACGAAGTCGACTATTTACCCGTCGTTTTCCCCGGGTTTAGTTGGCACAATCTGACGGGAGCAAAGCTCGCGGAGATACCGCGCGAGGGAGGACGTTTCCTCTGGTCGCAGTTCGTCGCGGCGAAGAAAGCCGGCGCGTCGATGGCGTATGTCGCCATGTTTGATGAAGTCGATGAGGGGACAGCAATCTTCAAGTGCACGAACAACCCGCCCGTGGGCGAGGGAGTTGACTTCCTGACCTACGAGGGGCTGCCCACCGACCACTACCTGTGGCTTACCGGTGAGGCAGGCCGCATGTTCCGCGACGAGCAGCCGGCGTCGGCAAGGCTGCCTGTGAGGGAGCGATGA